Below is a genomic region from Vitis riparia cultivar Riparia Gloire de Montpellier isolate 1030 chromosome 5, EGFV_Vit.rip_1.0, whole genome shotgun sequence.
GTGATCCAGAAATAGTGCAGCTATTGCTAGAAAAATCAGAAGAGAGTGTAGCCTACCTTAGGAGCAAAGATGGGAACAAAACTGCCCTTCATATTGCGTCTTTCCACCATCATACAAAAATAGTAGAGAAGATTCTATCTCACTCTCCTGGTTGTCGAGAGCAGGTTGATGACAAAGGCAATAATGTTTTTCACTTTGCCATGATGAAAAGGGGAGACGATGATTCTATGCCTAGTGATGATTACTTTGACAATAATTGGTTAAACGTCAGAGGACTTGTAAATGAGAAAGATGCTCAAGGAAACACACCCCTCCACCTACTCTCTTCttaccaaaattttgattttggtttcaTACGGGGGCATCAAGTGGATAAGAAGGCGAACAACAATGAAAACTTGACAGCTTACAACATAATTTTGAGGGCCACGGAGGACATTTCAGGGAAAAAGGTAAGGCTCCCACATCACTTGagtcatatgttttttttttttttttttctgaaaatgcTCATTTTCCTATGGTTCTCAAATTGCTTGTGCTTATTTGAATGAagtatattttgttttgaaatatgTCATGTTTTGTTGCTTTTCACTATGTAATTGGTTTCCTTCAACCTAAACTTACCATCCTTTCACCCGTAGCCAATCGACTCATGTTGGGAATGGGATCCCTTACCGAAGCATTagctaggtttttttttttattttcttctctccaAAGTTGATAGGATAacagagaaaagggaaaaaaaattataaaatgtttcTTGCTTTTCATTGTTCATTGagaaattaaactaaagaaatttaaatttaagaggAATGTATTTGGCATAAActtcttttcattaaaaaaaaaaaaaaagaaaatgagaagaaaaatcgttagtatcttttatttagtaatttttttcttattaatttttcactTGTGtccaaatgtgaaaaaaaaaccatttttcttaatatatatatatatatatattccattactttccaaaatcaaaatgttgtttgagtttaatttgaggaaaagaaaaggaaaaaaaaaagagaataaaaagataagaacaatttataagattttctcttattttgtaTGTTCATAAaaaagttgagaaaaaaaatttaattattaagaaatgCGCTCTTTTCAAACCTTTTCCACATTTTcgaaggaaaatattttattatttcccttttttattttttattttttcatgaattcTTCTCAAACTATATTTGGTTTATGAAAAATACGAAGACTTTGTTTATTTCTCTCtattgtttttctctatttttttcttttatatttttaggaaatatttaaCATAGCCTTAACAtttgttttcaactttttattttattttttatcattttccatGTCCAAAATAGTCTTAAAGACttctcaagaaccaaacataccatcaagaaaatattttttcttccccacgttttaattatttttatcacattttaaaGTAGTAGTAGTAGAAGGTGAATAGGATAAAgagttaataaaattttattttgtcttcattctttttttcttttgtaccCTCATGGAATTATTACCTATACCTCCCAATGGTAAAACTAAAGGAGGATAAGGATGCAtgattctttttctaatttatctttcatctattattgttataattatttttgtggaGATAATTGCAAAACATCTATTCCAAAACTTATGAGagcttaaatataaaaataaaaatgaaaggaaaataaggaactttatttcttgtttctaaatttattagatttattgaataatatatgttgatgttgaaatttaaataaattggcaCTCATCATACTATTTTCATTAAGAAGTTTTATAACAAACAAATAACTCGATTAATCGCAGATCTCCTGGAATAAATAAGCTTGATTTGATGCATTTAATTAAAGGTTGGTTAAGTTTGATGGATGCATTACttctatcatattttcattcagCTTCTTTACCCACCAATGAGTGACTGAATGTGAAAAAAATGGATtcatcaattgaattaaatttaaatgttcttCACCTCTGATTTCAGGATATCATCCAAGATGTCTTGGAGTATGTTATGACTGAAAATAAATCTTCGGTTATGGAGAAGCAtgagaagaaatggaagagaaagaaaagaagcaaaGAGTACCGGGAGAAACGCACCTCTGAATTACAAAAAGCGGGTGAAACCCATTTGATAGTTTCTGCGCTTATAACAACAGTAACTTTTGCAGCGGGTTTCACCTTACCCGGTGGTTACAAGGATGATGATGGCAAGGCAATTTTATCAAAGGAAGCAGCTTTCATAGCATTTGTTGTGACGGACACCATAGCCATGGTCTCCTCACTATGTGCTgtatttcttcacttttttatgACGACCGTGAGTGAAGAGGAGGAGATTGAAAAGCACTTGGGTTGGGCCTTTTTTTTTACCATGATTGGCATGGTAGCAATGGCCATCGCTTTCGCAACCGGCTTGTGCACTGTTTTACCATATTCCTCTGCCCTTTCATGCCTCACTTGCATCCTCTGCTCTTGCTTTTTCCTCTGCCTTAAATTTGAATTTCGATATTTTGGAGGTACGATTGGGTACATGGAAGTAAGATCTTTgctcaaaaagaaaatagcCGCTTTGTTTAAGAAGCTGAATATGgggtataaaagaaaagaaaatgcagaTGTGTAGATGAGGGCTTTCGGATCTTTGGATGAGCTCTTTttgagaggagagagagaactGGCTCCACTGTCTTATTTTTACAATAAGTTTATATTGTAGTGGGAATTATATTTTAGATGTAAGTAGAGTATCGAACTGACTTGTGTGAGCTGAAAGTCGATGCATATGACTGTGGATATGAATGAGATTAGTAATTATTGTTAATTTGGATGCAATTGATTCATTGAGgttaatataatcaaaattgtttttataaatgatttttataaacctatattaataaaatcaatttttttatataaattatttattttattttattttattcattgatatcaatataatcaaatttgttttaagttttttttaatttatttttttataagattatattaataaaatcaattttaataaattatttttgtacttcattcatttaaaatcagtttttttttagaaataatttatattgaGTGTAGCCTACCTTAGGAGCAAAGACGTGAATAAGACCACCCTTCATATTGCATCTTTCCACCATCATACAAAAATAGTAGAGAAGATCCTATCTCACTCTCTTGGTTGTCGGGAGCACGTGGATGACAAGGGCAATAATGTTTTTCACTTTGCCATGATGAAAGAGGGAGACGAATGATTTTGAACCTAGTAATTACTTTGACAATGATTGGTTAAAGGTGAGAGGACTTATCAATGAGAAAAATGCTCAAGGAAACACACTATCCACTTGCTCTCtcttaataaaatttcagatttttggTTCGTATACACACACAAAGTAGAGAAGAGGGCATACAACAATGAAAACTTGACAGCTTACGACATAACTTTGAGGCCAAAGAGGACATTTCTGGGAAAAAGGTAGGGCTCCCAAATAACTTCAATTATATGTTTACTGGCAAATGCTagtttaatttatcatgtttctCATTTCCTTGAGtaatgatacaaggaaaacattcataatatctcaacattcctaatatctcaacactccccctcaagttggtgcatagatgtcacacatgcccaacttgtctaaaaattttgagaacacttgtctTGAGAcaactttggtgaggatatcagccaattgatcttctgatcgaatcttaggcaattccacaatcttatcattcaacttctccttaatgaagaatctgtccacctcgacatgctttgtacgatcatattgtactggattatgtgcaatgtcacatgcggctttattgtcacaaaacaatcggattggttgcctagataggtaccctaaatcctgtaagaggagtcttagccataatgcctcacaaagtcctaaaGCCATACccctaaattccgcttctgcacttgaacgagcgacgacattctgcttcttacttttccatgtcacaagattaccacctacaaaggtaaagtaaccagatgtagaccacctatcatccactgcaccggcttaatcagcatcagtatatacttctatactctgatgatcaatatttttagcgaacaaaattcccttcccaggagcattcttcaaatacctcaaaatatgcatgattgcattcatatgttgttctctaggattatgcatgtattgactcactacactcagtgcataagcaagatctggtcttgtatgagctaagtacattaatctccccacaagtttTTGGTATCTTCATTTAtaggttgatacttgattaggctcaacacacaatttcagaccttcttttATTGGTGTATCAACAGGTTAACATCCCGACATTCTAGTCTCttataaaagatctaaggcatactttctttgagacagaaaaattccttcactcgattgagaaacttcaatcccaagaaagtattttagaggacttagatctttcatttcgagtTCTTTAGATAGATAATTctgcagagcttttctttcttcaggatcctttcctgtaactaccatgtcatccacatatacgatgagtgccgtaatcttaccatgttgctttttcaggaacaaagtgtgatctgaattactttgacgatagccaaaagctctcattgactttgtgaaccttccaaaccatgctctcggggattgcttcaacccatacaacgacttcttcaatttgcacaactTCTAACATTACTTTTCTGAccccatgcatcctggtggaagatccatatatacttcttcagataactcgccatgcagaaaggcattttttacatcgaactgttgtaatggccaatctaggtttgtaGCTAAAGACAATAATACttgaattgtgttgatcttagctacagatgcaaatgtctctgtgtagtcaattccataagtttgagtgtacccttttgctaccagtcttgctttaaaacgttcaatactaccatctgccttgtacttcacagtatagatccaacgacactcAACTGGCTTCTTTCTTGGTGGACAATCTatgagttcccatgtttcattcttctgtaatgatttcatctcttcattcatggctgctttctaCCTtagatcagctaaggcttccggcacactgttaggaatagctacagtagataattgatttacaaatgacttatttgattcagacgaACGAtagttagacacatagttgctcatgggatatttgactttggtagacaattcaggttcatatgtgggtttaggaatacctctattatgacggtgtggtaaccgtttcatgaatggatcaggttccaaattaagaacaccctcagtagatgacgattggtttggtatttcaatgaaggcatcttcggacccaaattgttcagATGGTTCAATTGTACCGTCTTTCCTCTCTTTTATCACTTCTTCAGCTTCTAGGTGGTCATTACTACTTGGTtcacccacttcctggttcactagttcaaattgtccagattcatcctcctcaaagatatgataatcataatcgaaagtctgaatttccttatggtactccccctgaagttcacactcaaatgaaaaatacatcgaatcttcatgaaacaccacatccattgtaataaacattcatcgagttggaggatggtaacatcgatatctctttttttatgcaatgcatatccaacaaacacacattgcaatgcatgagaAGTTAACATGGTGcattggtgtttgtgtagatgcacaaatgccacgcaaccaaaaacatgaGGAGGTAAATTTAGGatggttggggcaactacgacattagtaagagcttggagaggtgttttgAAGTCAATTGAgctggaaggtacccgattgatcaagtatgtggTAGATgcgattgcttctccccaataggATATCGAcatttttgctgctatcaaggaagcatgaacaacctctaacaagtgctgattttttcgttcagcgacttcattttgctggggtgtattggaacaagtagtctgatgaatgattccatgtccttccaaatacttttgaagattagaattctgatattctccaccattatcgctacgcagaacccgaacctttgcattgtactaagtttcaatcattttatgaaaattttgaaacaacaaattcacttcatctttagtcttcatcaagcataaccaagtcattttggtacaatcatcaataaaagtaacaaaccaatgcgagccactcaaagttgggactttggatgggccctaaacatcagaatgtataaccataaaaggaagcagacttttattcaaaattaacagaAACAAAGCACGGTGGCTTTTAGCCATTTCACAAATATCATAATGGACACTAGAAATATCACAccttgcaaacaaactaggaaacaatttttttaaataaccaaaggaagcatgtcccaaacgtcgatgccacaaccaaatttcagactttttcatctccccctcagatccatctgccatcaaggcttgtcgcAACTTATTGGAAtgctttgactgcaagtccaagtaatagagttttccccgcttaataccacaaccaatcgtctgtcttgtttggatgtacttaaaaacaaaaaattcaggcaaaaaaaatgacaatacaagataaggctgcagtgatttgagaaactgacaaaagattgtaatctaaagatggaacaactaaaacaacatccaaatttaaagtatcagtaagagttaaggatccttccccaatgattggggttgtgttactattggctgtggaaacaattttttgtgaggaaggtctaaggggtgaaacctgtctataatcaaaagtcatatgatctgtagcaccagaatcaattatccatgaactattaataacaggtgtagaagtatttaaaaacttaccatcATAATTTGTAgtggctaccaatgcagaggcatTCTCAGTAACAtcagcctctgtttttatttcggcaacaattgcagtcgaggttttcttggaatatTTTTTCCGTTGATCATGATtatgatcccaccagtctggatatcccacaatttcaaagcaacgactcttggtatgactagtcttattgcagtgagtgcatttgaaggttgacttatcaatattagggcatgtcttaggatggttggtcttggattgGTCCTGCTAATTCTGGGTTGATCGTTGTTGGACTACCATAGCTAAGGTGTCGGACCAGATCTTGGGTAGTGGCTGGCCTTACCGACAAAATATCCaagatttcagttccatggctctgataccatcttcaaattgatgaatgagttttttttttttttttttttttgtgtttcttattCATGCTTTTATTCATTCATGTACATAGTATATATaaagggtaatcaccattctaagaatgggaaagaatgatacaaggaaggaatgacataaggaaataatgatacaaggaaaggaatgatataaggaaataatgatacaaggaaaacATTCCTgatatctcaacattcctaatatctcaacactccccctcaaggaaagaatgatacaaggaaagtattcctaatatctcaacaatttTATCAAAGAAAGCAGATTTCGGAGCATTTGTTGTGACGAATACCATAGCCATGGTCTCCTCACTATGCGCTGTATTGCTTCACTTTTTTATGACCATGTGTAATGGGGAGGAGTACCTTGCAAAGCACTTGGTTTGGGTCTTTATTTTGACCATGATTGGCATGGGAGCAATGGCCATCGCTTTTGCAACTGGCTTGTACGCTGTTTTACCACATCCCTCTACCCATTCATTCCTCACTTGCATCCTCTACTCTTGCTTTTTCCTCTCCTTTATATTggaagattttcaaaattggagaGGTATGATTTCGGGCATGGTTAGAAGAATAACCTCATGGCTCACAATGGTTATTTCgtgttttctatttctcttcGAGTTCTTGGTCATTTGGACAATCAGAGAATGGTGGCCTGGTCTACAAGAAAAGATAATGCACATGCAGATGAGGCTCTCGGATCTTTGGATGAACTCTTTTCTGAGAGGGGAGAGGACCCACTCTGGGCTTATTCATATTGAAAAAGAAGAGTCTCAAGCAAGGAAAGTTAAAACCATGCTCTACTGTCTTTGATATATGTAGAGTATTGAAATATTGACTTGTTTGAGttgaaagtcaatggatacaACTGTGATTATATATGAATAAGATTAATAATTATTGTAAATTTGGATGCCATTGATTCATTGAGattaatataatcaaaattgtttttacaaacgatttttataagttaatattaataatatcagttcttaaaactttttttactattattattcaTTCACATAgtataatcaaaatttattttaataataataataataataataacaataataataataataataataataataattattattattattattattattattattattattgttattattattattattattagtattactTGATCTGTTGGTTCGCAAGTATACGAGTTGTTCAAGAAATATAATTGTACCAAGTACGGATATCGAACCCACAAGGACTATGCTACTAATTACgtactaaaatttattatttccatTGCTATTTaatcaattgaatttttaaagtttcaaaAGAAGGTAACTGAGacagttaaagaaaataaattcaaactcttATTATTTATACGCTCTGGGGCTTTTGATTTTACTGTAAACACTTTCATGCAATTGATTACTTAACCTAATTTCTGTTATGCTTTATTTAGAGATTTAGTTCCCTAAGCCAACCAATATTTTCTCTTGAAATATATTAGATTGCTCCTTAAATTACTAACCCAGCATAGCTCTATGTGAATTTAAGTTTAAAGGAGTAATTAAGATCTATGGAATTATTATAGATTTAACTGTTAATCTCTTAGAACATGGTAATGTATCTCTACTATTCATTCATTCTAACGTAATATATTCTATGGATCTAATTTAGATTCTAACTTTCGTTATCAACctaaatcataaattcaatcaaaacTTGGGCCCTTAAGAATTAAGAGCTTTTAAGTGAAGAATACatacacaaataaattgatgcaaaacagagaattaaattaaactaatcaaaaacataaatcaTGATTGAGCTACATCTCAGCCCTAGACAAAGGAAATTAGTTCATATTAAGATGAACAAACATCCTAAAttacaatcataaagaaatgGGAAGAATAAACTAGAAAAATAGAAGGCAATCACCTTCTTGATCTCCAAGCTCTCTCTCTTCTCCGAAGTCTCTCCGAGACCCCCCAAAATAAACCCTACTTCCGTCTATTTATAGCCTCGCTATCACAAActaaagtcccacctaattcgGATCTAAACAGAATGAGATAagaacaaataattttcaaattttaaatatcgcGTCGCGGCACTCAATGCCTCCCGCCGAGGCGCTTTAGTCTCAGGTCCCCAGGATTTCTGAAATTCCTTCGAGCTCTACGGCAGACAAGCTCTTCCCGCCGCGACAGTTTTGTCTCGGGTCCCCAACTATGATTTTCCACATGCATGCACCGCAACGCTTAAGTCCTTCCCGCCGTGGCGCTTTTCTCTCGGGTGAGTTACGAAAAATGTCACATAAGAGGCCGCCATGGCGCTTGAGAGCTCCCGTTGTGGGGTTTTCACATTTTTGCcaaacttcatatttttcttctagttttgccTCGTATTGCTCCATTTTCGTACTCTTGGCTATTTGAgacctaaaacaataaaaataatgattgttgagataaaattactcttaaactaATGAAATATCAAGTTGAATTATAGATAATATGTCGCTCTAAATCGACTTATCAAATTCCCCCAAACTCAACATTTTTCTAGTGTTCgagcaaaaacaaaataaaatctaacctaaaactatcctaaaaacaattaaatcacAAACTAAATCAAGACTCAAAACTTCTCAAACTTCCAGAATCAAATTCATTCGccaagtttaattcataatattgtctaaaaaattactaataacACAAAGTCGTTAAGAATCTATAAAACATTACAAAAATTAGAAGGGTCACTCAGACATTCATTCCattcaaaccttcaatcttcCGAAAAATCCAAGTAAGCAACCTTTCAAACAATCAATTATACAACCcgaataattttataaaaacaattatagatAAAGTCGACCTCTAAAAAGTAATGTATTATATCAAATCTCATAGGCTTGGCTTTCTTGTCACTCTCCACTAATGTAGACTCATCATGTTACCTCAGAT
It encodes:
- the LOC117915010 gene encoding ankyrin repeat-containing protein NPR4-like, whose product is MVISIQPSIPFFQGNGYDIWSTKMKTLFISEDLWELVDKGYAEDDIPRDTIRDVRKKDARALFFIQQAIAESIFPQISKATKSKEAWNALQTKYQSIIKVAAQDGDGSQTDITPMDDPVYKAAAKGDMTVLAKKISEFQLQLSPKHNTILHIASEFGQIECVKWILRLPSCSSLLQRPNMKGDTPLHLAAREGHSEVVKALLEAAKKPPVDIETSDGVDKKMLIRMTNKEKNTALHEAVRFEHSDVVELLIEEDPGFLYGANDSGMTPLYMAAERGFTGLVKLIIDKSVEAGTSPPYTGFMCRTALHAAVICNDQEMTKMILGWKPNLTKEVDKNGWSPLHCAAEGDCDPEIVQLLLEKSEESVAYLRSKDGNKTALHIASFHHHTKIVEKILSHSPGCREQVDDKGNNVFHFAMMKRGDDDSMPSDDYFDNNWLNVRGLVNEKDAQGNTPLHLLSSYQNFDFGFIRGHQVDKKANNNENLTAYNIILRATEDISGKKDIIQDVLEYVMTENKSSVMEKHEKKWKRKKRSKEYREKRTSELQKAGETHLIVSALITTVTFAAGFTLPGGYKDDDGKAILSKEAAFIAFVVTDTIAMVSSLCAVFLHFFMTTVSEEEEIEKHLGWAFFFTMIGMVAMAIAFATGLCTVLPYSSALSCLTCILCSCFFLCLKFEFRYFGGTIGYMEVRSLLKKKIAALFKKLNMGYKRKENADV